In one window of Paraburkholderia phymatum STM815 DNA:
- a CDS encoding ABC transporter permease, giving the protein MQRAHTDAAPAGRAMRLAHRLHGLGPLAGLVVLCIAGTLLNRDFATVDNMMNVLTRTSFIGIIAVGMTFVIISGGIDLSVGSMAALIAGSMIWLMNALAASPGGHAFAPLTIVLIGIASAFVLGGAFGCAHGLLITKGRIEPFIVTLGTLGIFRAVLTWLADGGALTLDNNLADLYGPVYYASLFGVPVPIWVFLCVAAGGALILNRTAFGRHVQAIGSNEQVARYAAIRVDTVKIVTYVLLGVCVGVATVLYVPRLGSATPTTGLLWELEAIAAVVVGGTALKGGEGRVVGTVIGAVLLSVIANILNLTSIISVYLNAAVQGVVIIVVAFLQRGRR; this is encoded by the coding sequence ATGCAACGGGCACACACTGACGCCGCGCCGGCAGGGCGCGCGATGCGGCTTGCGCATCGTCTGCACGGGCTGGGTCCGCTTGCGGGCCTGGTCGTGCTGTGCATCGCGGGCACGCTGCTCAATCGCGATTTCGCCACCGTCGACAACATGATGAACGTGCTCACGCGCACGTCGTTCATCGGGATCATTGCTGTCGGCATGACGTTCGTGATTATTTCGGGCGGCATCGATTTGTCGGTCGGGTCGATGGCGGCGCTGATTGCGGGCAGCATGATCTGGTTGATGAATGCGCTTGCTGCCTCGCCGGGCGGGCATGCGTTCGCGCCTTTGACGATTGTTCTGATCGGCATAGCCAGTGCCTTCGTGCTCGGTGGCGCGTTTGGGTGTGCGCATGGCTTGCTCATCACCAAAGGGCGCATCGAGCCGTTCATCGTCACGTTGGGCACGTTGGGGATCTTTCGCGCGGTGCTGACGTGGCTGGCCGATGGCGGCGCGTTGACGCTGGATAACAATCTTGCCGACCTGTACGGGCCTGTCTATTACGCGAGTCTGTTCGGCGTGCCTGTGCCGATCTGGGTTTTTCTCTGTGTTGCTGCAGGCGGTGCGCTCATTCTCAATCGCACGGCGTTTGGTCGTCATGTACAGGCGATCGGCTCGAACGAACAGGTCGCAAGATATGCCGCGATTCGCGTCGATACCGTCAAGATCGTGACGTATGTCCTGCTTGGGGTTTGTGTCGGTGTGGCCACCGTGCTGTATGTGCCGAGGCTTGGATCTGCGACGCCTACTACGGGTCTGCTCTGGGAGCTCGAAGCGATTGCCGCTGTCGTTGTGGGGGGCACCGCGCTCAAGGGCGGTGAGGGGCGGGTTGTCGGTACCGTTATCGGTGCTGTGCTGCTCTCTGTGATCGCTAATATTCTTAATCTCACTAGCATCATTAGTGTTTATCTGAATGCTGCCGTGCAGGGTGTGGTGATCATCGTTGTCGCGTTTTTGCAGCGTGGGCGGCGCTAG
- a CDS encoding sugar ABC transporter ATP-binding protein, which translates to MSLAVRFDDVRKDFGPVRVLHGVSFDLAPGRIYGLLGENGAGKSTLMKILAGYETATEGTVLVDGHAQRFDGSREAEAAGIVLIHQEFNLAEHLTIGQNMYLGHEKRKGLFVDDTAMRIEATRYLEQVGLHKHPDTKVRDLIVAEKQMVEIAKALSRRARLLIMDEPTATLTPSETERLFALMRKLKSDGVTIVYISHKLDEVEHITDEVIVMRDGRFVARSETALLARQQMANLMVGRELSDMFPDKTLPADEAPIALRVRNLAVPEWVDDLSFEVRAGEVFGFAGLVGAGRTEAFEAIIGLRKRTAGTIEIAGRKADLHSPRDAMRRGLTYLSEDRKGKGLHVNLSLQDNLTLMTLERYAHPLLDMKAGREALTRAVREFGIRTGDLGSRARMLSGGNQQKLALAKFLQPNPNVIVLDEPTRGVDIGAKRDIYFLIHRLAAEGRAVVVISSELIELIGLCHRVAVMRAGRLQATLGLGHLTEEELIAHATGTH; encoded by the coding sequence ATGAGCCTCGCCGTGCGTTTCGACGATGTCCGCAAAGATTTCGGCCCGGTGCGCGTGCTACACGGCGTGAGCTTCGATCTCGCGCCGGGGCGCATCTATGGGTTGCTCGGCGAGAACGGCGCGGGCAAGTCGACGCTGATGAAGATTCTCGCGGGCTACGAAACGGCGACGGAAGGCACGGTGCTGGTCGACGGCCACGCGCAGCGGTTCGACGGTTCGCGCGAGGCGGAAGCGGCGGGCATCGTGCTGATTCACCAGGAGTTCAACCTCGCCGAACATCTGACGATCGGGCAGAACATGTACCTCGGCCACGAGAAACGCAAGGGCCTGTTCGTCGACGACACGGCGATGCGCATTGAGGCGACGCGTTATCTGGAACAGGTCGGACTGCACAAGCATCCGGATACGAAGGTGCGCGATCTGATCGTCGCGGAAAAGCAGATGGTCGAGATTGCGAAGGCGCTGTCGCGGCGTGCGCGGCTGCTGATCATGGACGAGCCGACGGCAACGCTTACGCCGTCGGAAACCGAGCGCCTCTTCGCGCTGATGCGCAAGCTCAAGTCCGACGGCGTGACGATCGTCTACATCTCGCACAAGCTCGATGAAGTCGAGCACATCACCGACGAAGTGATCGTGATGCGCGACGGCCGCTTCGTCGCGCGCAGCGAGACGGCCTTGCTTGCGCGGCAGCAGATGGCGAATCTGATGGTCGGGCGCGAACTGTCCGACATGTTCCCCGACAAGACGCTGCCTGCGGACGAGGCGCCCATCGCGCTGCGCGTGCGCAATCTGGCCGTGCCCGAGTGGGTCGACGACCTGAGCTTCGAGGTGCGCGCGGGCGAGGTCTTCGGCTTCGCGGGACTGGTCGGCGCGGGACGCACGGAGGCGTTCGAGGCGATCATCGGATTGCGCAAGCGCACGGCGGGCACGATCGAGATCGCCGGACGCAAGGCCGATCTGCACAGCCCGCGCGATGCGATGCGGCGCGGTCTCACGTATCTGAGCGAAGACCGCAAGGGCAAGGGCTTGCACGTGAACCTGAGCCTGCAGGACAACCTCACGCTGATGACGCTCGAACGCTATGCGCATCCGTTGCTCGACATGAAGGCGGGACGCGAGGCATTGACGCGAGCCGTGCGCGAATTTGGCATTCGCACCGGCGATCTGGGCAGCCGCGCGCGCATGCTGTCGGGCGGCAACCAGCAGAAGCTCGCGCTTGCCAAGTTCCTGCAGCCGAACCCGAATGTGATCGTGCTCGATGAGCCGACGCGCGGCGTCGATATCGGCGCGAAACGCGACATCTATTTTCTGATTCACCGGCTCGCTGCCGAAGGGCGCGCCGTCGTCGTCATCTCGTCCGAACTGATCGAGCTGATCGGGCTATGCCATCGCGTCGCGGTGATGCGCGCGGGCCGCCTGCAGGCGACGCTCGGTCTCGGCCATCTGACCGAAGAGGAGTTGATCGCTCATGCAACGGGCACACACTGA
- a CDS encoding LacI family DNA-binding transcriptional regulator: MPGSARGGEGLSIAGVAQRAGVSVATVSRVLNGHSNVRPETRDKVLTAVATSGYRVNELARNLRTAESRLLLTMVPDVGNPFYAEVIRGIDFVARQHGYFMLLCDTGADPGRERSYFDLLRRRRADGAICLDPATVQQALAEESNALPWVACCEFDSSVGVPYVGIDNYRAAGDAVRHLLARGHRRVALINSDDHYLYAQQRQQGYMDALRDAGIAPDERWRINVNSLDYEAGASAAALLMTYADAPTAVFAVSDTLAIGVMSGLRRVGKRVPHDVAVVGFDDISLAAQIDPPLTTIAQPMRELGETAARLLLQRLANRNENVPGVLLPHRLVVRQSA; encoded by the coding sequence TTGCCGGGGAGTGCACGCGGCGGGGAAGGGCTGTCCATTGCGGGCGTGGCGCAACGGGCGGGTGTGTCCGTCGCCACGGTGTCGCGCGTGCTGAACGGCCATTCGAACGTGCGCCCGGAAACGCGCGACAAGGTGCTGACCGCTGTCGCGACGAGCGGCTACCGGGTGAACGAACTCGCGCGCAACCTGCGCACGGCCGAAAGCCGCCTGTTGCTGACGATGGTGCCCGACGTCGGCAACCCGTTCTACGCGGAAGTGATACGGGGAATCGATTTCGTCGCGCGCCAGCACGGCTATTTCATGCTGCTCTGCGACACGGGTGCCGATCCGGGCCGCGAGCGCAGCTATTTCGACCTGCTGCGCCGCCGCCGCGCGGACGGGGCGATCTGCCTGGATCCCGCCACCGTGCAGCAGGCGCTCGCTGAGGAATCGAACGCGCTGCCGTGGGTCGCGTGCTGCGAATTCGATTCGTCGGTCGGCGTGCCGTACGTCGGCATCGACAACTACCGCGCAGCGGGCGACGCCGTGCGCCATCTGCTCGCGCGCGGCCACCGGCGCGTTGCGCTGATCAATTCCGACGATCACTACCTTTACGCGCAGCAGCGTCAGCAAGGCTATATGGACGCGCTGCGGGACGCCGGCATTGCGCCCGACGAGCGCTGGCGCATCAACGTGAACAGCCTCGACTATGAAGCGGGCGCGTCGGCCGCCGCGCTGCTGATGACGTATGCCGACGCGCCGACGGCCGTGTTCGCCGTATCCGACACGCTTGCCATCGGCGTGATGAGCGGCTTGCGCCGCGTCGGCAAGCGTGTGCCGCACGACGTGGCCGTCGTCGGCTTCGACGATATCTCGCTGGCCGCGCAGATCGATCCGCCGCTCACGACGATCGCGCAGCCGATGCGCGAGCTTGGCGAAACGGCTGCGCGTCTGCTGTTGCAGCGGCTCGCGAATCGGAACGAAAACGTGCCGGGCGTGCTTCTGCCGCATCGGCTTGTCGTCAGACAGAGCGCTTGA
- a CDS encoding protein-L-isoaspartate O-methyltransferase family protein: protein MNIEQARFNMIEQQIRPWEVLDQDVLNLLSIVKRENFVPAAYRELAFVDFEVPLPAGQHMLAPRVEARVLQELAVKKHESVLEIGAGSGYMAALLAHRALHVLTVDIEPELAGLAKANLAANGVLNAEVATGDGARGWAAAAPYDIICVSGGLPVLPQEILEQLKVGGRLAAFVGTAPVMKAQIITRVDEKQFRIADVFETYVEPLQNAVHAPRFKF, encoded by the coding sequence ATGAACATCGAACAAGCGCGTTTCAACATGATTGAACAGCAAATCCGTCCGTGGGAAGTGCTCGACCAGGACGTGCTGAATCTGCTGTCGATCGTCAAGCGTGAGAATTTCGTGCCCGCCGCCTATCGCGAGCTGGCGTTCGTCGATTTCGAAGTTCCGCTGCCCGCCGGACAGCACATGCTCGCCCCACGCGTCGAGGCACGCGTGCTGCAGGAACTGGCGGTCAAGAAGCACGAGTCGGTGCTGGAAATCGGCGCGGGTTCGGGCTACATGGCCGCGCTCCTCGCGCACCGCGCACTGCACGTGCTGACGGTGGATATCGAGCCAGAACTGGCCGGACTCGCCAAGGCGAATCTCGCCGCGAACGGCGTGCTGAATGCCGAAGTCGCCACGGGCGACGGCGCACGCGGCTGGGCGGCTGCCGCGCCGTACGACATCATCTGCGTGTCGGGCGGCCTGCCCGTCCTGCCTCAGGAAATCCTCGAGCAACTGAAGGTCGGTGGCCGCCTCGCCGCGTTCGTCGGCACCGCGCCCGTGATGAAGGCGCAAATCATCACGCGCGTCGACGAGAAGCAGTTCCGCATCGCCGACGTGTTCGAAACCTATGTCGAACCGCTGCAGAACGCCGTGCACGCGCCGCGCTTCAAGTTCTGA
- a CDS encoding rhodanese-like domain-containing protein, with protein sequence MQNLTAPALAEWLADKSRPTPVLLDVREPWEIETAKIAGSVSIPMREIPARSEELDDDVQIVCICHHGARSAQVAMFLESRGHKDVFNLYGGIDAWSRQVDPSVPTY encoded by the coding sequence ATGCAAAACCTGACCGCTCCTGCTCTTGCCGAATGGCTCGCCGACAAGTCGCGCCCGACGCCCGTGCTGCTTGACGTGCGCGAGCCGTGGGAAATCGAAACGGCGAAGATCGCCGGCAGCGTGTCGATTCCGATGCGCGAAATTCCGGCGCGCAGCGAAGAACTCGATGACGACGTGCAGATCGTCTGCATCTGCCATCACGGCGCACGCAGCGCCCAGGTCGCGATGTTCCTCGAATCGCGCGGCCACAAGGACGTATTCAATCTGTACGGCGGCATCGACGCATGGTCGCGTCAGGTGGATCCGTCCGTGCCGACTTATTGA
- a CDS encoding DUF2844 domain-containing protein yields the protein MKSIRIVAAMALLLPVVCHATLGAAPSSSAGVPAASASSRAALTAAASSAPYTIHETRTADGVTVREYESAAHVVFAVTWQGPTRPDMQALLGSYFPDLVAAGQRVARGTGPLIARTSDLQIESVGHQGAFAGRACVPRLVPANVNVDALQ from the coding sequence ATGAAATCGATCAGGATCGTGGCGGCGATGGCATTGCTGTTGCCCGTCGTCTGCCACGCGACGCTTGGCGCAGCGCCGTCTTCATCGGCGGGCGTTCCGGCCGCGTCCGCCAGCTCGCGGGCCGCGCTGACGGCGGCGGCTTCCTCCGCGCCTTACACCATTCACGAAACGCGAACCGCCGACGGCGTCACGGTCCGCGAATATGAATCGGCGGCACATGTCGTCTTCGCGGTGACCTGGCAAGGGCCCACGCGCCCCGACATGCAGGCGCTGCTCGGCAGCTACTTTCCCGATCTGGTCGCCGCCGGACAGCGCGTCGCGCGCGGCACAGGCCCGCTGATCGCGCGAACCAGCGACCTGCAGATCGAGTCCGTCGGACATCAGGGTGCCTTCGCAGGCCGCGCCTGCGTACCGCGGCTCGTGCCCGCCAACGTCAACGTGGATGCGTTGCAATGA
- a CDS encoding DUF3443 family protein, which translates to MKTWFPCRASARPLVVALFATSVALTACGGGGGNDSGLDPSVSNVAPNKPAGSAIAPVPASAAPAASTPAAVTPSPAVSAPAAVTAPSAATPASGTGTSSGSEQVASTGGSKPDNTETNDLPASPPVAINTVPITVDNKLDATIVNAPYVSVTICVPGAQGPTQCATLDHMLLDTGSSGVRVISSALGAALAARLPAQTGAGNDPTGNAALAQCAIFASGYTWGPIRRADVKIGGETASNIPIQVIGDSGFTWTPNDCTAHGASSMNDVKTLGAKGIVGIGHLAHDFPQAAQTALAATYYYCPTPWSCTAASVPLDRQTANPVAAFATDNNGTVIRLPALPATGEASVTGKLLFGIGTRDNNTLPSSATRLTVTDRGLFTTNYKGRTLSSVIDSGSNGLFFADSTLPVFGGWYAPPAAQTLSASMLSNTGNAQSTASFAIADSSSLFELGYAAHDNLGAPLNSMFMWGLPFFYGRSVYTALSGVQAGPQTGPYVAF; encoded by the coding sequence ATGAAAACATGGTTTCCGTGTCGCGCCTCGGCGCGGCCGCTCGTCGTCGCATTGTTCGCGACAAGCGTCGCGCTGACTGCATGTGGCGGTGGAGGCGGCAACGACAGCGGCCTGGACCCGTCTGTCAGCAATGTTGCACCTAATAAGCCGGCGGGTTCGGCGATCGCGCCTGTGCCGGCGAGTGCAGCGCCGGCAGCGAGTACGCCCGCTGCAGTGACTCCGTCGCCGGCAGTCAGCGCGCCAGCGGCAGTCACTGCGCCTTCGGCAGCCACGCCTGCGAGCGGGACGGGCACGTCGTCAGGCAGCGAGCAGGTGGCAAGCACTGGCGGCAGCAAGCCCGACAACACTGAAACGAACGATCTGCCCGCGTCTCCGCCCGTCGCCATCAACACCGTACCGATCACGGTCGACAACAAGCTCGACGCCACGATCGTCAATGCGCCCTATGTCAGCGTGACGATCTGCGTGCCGGGCGCACAAGGCCCGACGCAATGCGCGACCCTCGATCACATGTTGCTCGACACAGGCTCGTCAGGCGTACGGGTGATATCGAGCGCCCTCGGCGCCGCGCTCGCCGCACGATTGCCCGCACAAACAGGCGCCGGCAACGATCCGACGGGCAACGCAGCCCTCGCCCAATGCGCGATTTTCGCGTCGGGCTACACGTGGGGGCCGATAAGGCGCGCGGATGTGAAGATCGGCGGCGAGACGGCGAGCAACATCCCGATTCAGGTCATCGGCGACAGCGGATTCACGTGGACGCCGAATGACTGCACCGCACATGGCGCGTCCAGCATGAATGACGTCAAGACGTTGGGCGCGAAAGGGATCGTCGGCATCGGCCATCTGGCGCACGACTTCCCGCAGGCGGCACAAACAGCGCTCGCGGCCACGTACTACTACTGCCCGACGCCCTGGTCGTGCACCGCCGCGAGCGTGCCGCTCGACAGGCAGACGGCCAATCCCGTCGCCGCCTTCGCGACCGACAACAACGGCACGGTCATCCGCCTGCCCGCACTACCTGCAACGGGCGAGGCAAGCGTCACGGGCAAACTGCTGTTCGGCATCGGCACACGCGACAACAACACGTTGCCGTCGAGCGCTACGCGCCTCACCGTGACAGACCGAGGGTTGTTCACAACGAACTACAAGGGGCGCACGCTATCGAGCGTCATCGATAGCGGCTCGAACGGACTGTTCTTCGCTGATTCGACGCTGCCCGTCTTCGGAGGCTGGTACGCGCCGCCCGCCGCGCAAACGCTGAGCGCGTCGATGCTATCGAATACGGGCAATGCGCAATCGACGGCCTCGTTTGCGATCGCCGATTCGTCGAGCCTCTTCGAGCTCGGCTATGCGGCGCACGACAATCTCGGCGCACCGCTGAACAGCATGTTCATGTGGGGCTTGCCGTTCTTCTATGGGCGCAGCGTATATACGGCGCTGAGCGGCGTGCAGGCGGGACCGCAGACAGGCCCCTACGTGGCGTTCTGA
- the urtA gene encoding urea ABC transporter substrate-binding protein, producing the protein MKRRSLLKLGSMSGALALAGKVPFAHADTGSGPIKVGILHSLSGTMAISETSLKDTALMTIAEINASGGVMGRKLEPVVVDPASNWPLFAEKARQLLTQDKVACVFGCWTSVSRKSVLPVFEELNGLLFYPVQYEGEEMSRNVFYTGAAPNQQAIPATEYLMSAEGGGAKRFFLLGTDYVYPRTTNKILRAFLKSKGVQESDIQEVYTPFGHSDYQTIVASIKTFAQGGKTCVISTVNGDSNVPFYKELGNQGLKATDVPVVAFSVGEEELRGIDTKPLVGNLAAWNYFMSVKGPSNTKFKEQWAGWVKSQNLPGGTKRVTNDPMEATYVGIHMWKQAVEKAKSTDVDKVRVAMVGQKFAAPSGFTLEMDGNHHLHKPVMIGEVRADGQFNVVWKTKTAIRAQPWSPYIAGNQGKPDVVSSIPEFLRRRSRVV; encoded by the coding sequence ATGAAACGTCGCAGTCTGCTGAAGCTCGGCTCCATGTCGGGCGCGCTCGCGCTCGCGGGCAAGGTTCCTTTCGCGCATGCCGATACGGGCAGCGGCCCGATCAAGGTCGGCATCCTGCACTCCCTGTCGGGCACGATGGCGATCTCGGAGACCTCGCTGAAAGACACGGCGCTGATGACGATCGCCGAAATCAATGCGAGCGGCGGCGTGATGGGCCGCAAGCTCGAGCCCGTCGTCGTCGATCCCGCATCGAACTGGCCACTGTTCGCCGAGAAAGCCCGCCAGCTGCTGACGCAAGACAAGGTCGCCTGCGTGTTCGGCTGCTGGACGTCGGTGTCGCGCAAGTCGGTGCTGCCCGTGTTCGAGGAACTGAACGGCCTGCTCTTCTATCCCGTGCAGTACGAGGGCGAAGAGATGTCGCGCAACGTGTTCTATACGGGTGCCGCGCCCAACCAGCAGGCGATTCCCGCCACCGAATACCTGATGAGCGCGGAAGGCGGCGGTGCCAAGCGCTTCTTCCTGCTCGGCACCGACTATGTGTATCCACGCACGACCAACAAGATTCTGCGCGCGTTCCTCAAGTCGAAAGGCGTGCAGGAGAGCGACATCCAGGAGGTCTACACGCCGTTCGGCCACAGCGACTATCAGACGATCGTCGCGAGCATCAAGACCTTTGCGCAGGGCGGCAAGACCTGTGTGATCTCGACGGTGAACGGCGACTCGAACGTGCCGTTCTACAAGGAACTCGGCAACCAGGGGCTGAAGGCGACGGACGTGCCCGTCGTCGCGTTTTCAGTCGGCGAGGAGGAACTGCGCGGCATCGACACGAAGCCGCTCGTCGGCAACCTCGCGGCATGGAACTACTTCATGTCGGTCAAGGGTCCATCGAACACGAAGTTCAAGGAACAGTGGGCCGGATGGGTGAAGTCGCAGAATCTGCCCGGCGGCACCAAGCGCGTGACCAACGACCCGATGGAAGCGACGTACGTGGGCATCCACATGTGGAAGCAGGCCGTTGAAAAAGCGAAGAGCACCGACGTCGACAAGGTGCGGGTCGCGATGGTCGGCCAGAAGTTCGCGGCGCCGTCGGGTTTCACGCTCGAGATGGACGGCAACCACCATCTGCACAAGCCGGTGATGATCGGCGAAGTGCGCGCGGACGGTCAGTTCAACGTCGTGTGGAAGACGAAGACGGCGATTCGCGCGCAGCCGTGGAGTCCGTATATCGCGGGCAACCAGGGCAAGCCGGATGTCGTCTCGTCGATTCCCGAGTTCCTGCGCCGCCGCTCGCGGGTGGTCTGA
- the urtB gene encoding urea ABC transporter permease subunit UrtB, with product MAYSFSTLAARVALIAALATVLPASAYALTTGEVAPLAGDDFDAKSAAIDKLIANHDAPSLALLKALSEDSALATDSGEVLIQLGDSSGDTARDAVTGKTVAAGGAQPITLNNLLRSKVAGALSGLQLDSPDSAKRAAAIAALLQSPDPSMKPQIDAARAKETDPALKKRLDTLWAMTALHDSDAAKRLEAVKLVAARHDLDMYELLRPLVAKKPDGTFVESDAQVRESAQQGIDALDSIQRRSEIAGTLFAGLSLGSVLLLAALGLAITYGLIGVINMAHGEFLMIGAYATYVVQNLVQRYLPGAFDWYPLFAVPAAFAVAALVGIVLERLVLKHLYGRPLETLLTTFGISLILIQATRMLFGAQNVQVVNPSWMSGGVTVMQNLILPYNRLAILAFSLIVVATAWAVLTKTRLGLFVRAVTQNRRMAACVGVKTAYVDSCAFAFGAGIAGLGGCALSQIGNVGPDLGQSYIIDSFMAVVLGGVGQLAGTVIGGFGLGLVSKAIEPFWGAVLAKIAVLVLIVLFIQKRPQGMFALKGRSAEA from the coding sequence ATGGCGTATTCATTTTCCACGCTCGCGGCTCGCGTCGCGCTCATTGCGGCGCTGGCCACCGTCCTGCCCGCGAGTGCCTACGCACTGACGACGGGCGAAGTCGCGCCGCTTGCCGGCGACGATTTCGATGCGAAGTCGGCCGCCATCGACAAGCTGATCGCGAACCACGATGCGCCATCGCTTGCGCTGCTCAAAGCGCTCTCCGAAGACAGCGCGCTCGCCACGGATAGCGGCGAAGTGCTGATCCAGCTCGGTGATTCCTCCGGCGACACCGCACGCGACGCCGTCACGGGCAAGACCGTTGCCGCAGGCGGCGCACAACCGATAACACTGAACAACCTGTTGCGCTCGAAAGTTGCGGGCGCGCTGTCGGGCCTGCAACTCGACTCGCCCGATTCGGCGAAACGCGCCGCCGCCATCGCCGCGCTGCTGCAAAGCCCCGATCCTTCGATGAAGCCGCAGATCGACGCCGCGCGTGCAAAAGAGACCGACCCGGCGCTGAAGAAGCGCCTCGACACGCTCTGGGCGATGACGGCGCTGCACGACAGCGATGCGGCGAAACGCCTCGAAGCCGTCAAGCTCGTCGCCGCCCGGCACGATCTCGACATGTACGAACTGCTGCGCCCGCTCGTCGCAAAGAAGCCGGACGGCACATTCGTCGAAAGCGACGCTCAGGTGCGCGAGAGTGCGCAGCAAGGCATCGATGCGCTCGACTCCATTCAACGCCGCAGCGAGATTGCGGGGACGCTGTTCGCGGGACTGTCGCTCGGCAGCGTGCTGCTGCTCGCGGCGCTCGGCCTCGCCATCACCTACGGCCTGATCGGCGTGATCAACATGGCGCACGGCGAGTTTCTGATGATCGGCGCGTATGCGACGTACGTGGTGCAGAACCTCGTGCAACGATATCTTCCGGGCGCGTTCGACTGGTATCCGCTCTTCGCCGTGCCCGCTGCATTCGCGGTCGCGGCGCTCGTCGGCATCGTGCTCGAACGGCTGGTGCTGAAGCATCTGTACGGACGTCCGCTCGAAACGCTGCTCACCACCTTCGGCATCAGCCTGATCCTGATTCAGGCGACGCGCATGCTGTTCGGCGCGCAGAACGTACAGGTCGTGAATCCTTCGTGGATGAGCGGCGGCGTCACCGTGATGCAGAATCTGATCCTGCCGTACAACCGGCTCGCGATTCTCGCGTTTTCGCTGATCGTCGTCGCGACCGCGTGGGCCGTGCTGACGAAGACGCGCCTCGGGCTGTTCGTGCGAGCCGTCACGCAGAACCGCCGCATGGCGGCGTGCGTCGGCGTGAAGACCGCCTACGTCGACTCCTGTGCGTTCGCATTCGGCGCGGGCATCGCGGGGCTCGGCGGCTGCGCGCTGTCGCAGATCGGCAATGTCGGGCCGGACCTCGGGCAGAGCTATATCATCGATTCGTTCATGGCCGTCGTGCTGGGCGGCGTGGGCCAGCTGGCGGGCACGGTGATCGGCGGCTTCGGGCTCGGTCTCGTGAGCAAGGCCATCGAGCCGTTCTGGGGCGCCGTGCTCGCGAAGATCGCGGTGCTCGTGCTGATCGTCCTGTTCATCCAGAAGCGTCCGCAGGGCATGTTCGCCCTCAAGGGCCGCAGCGCGGAGGCGTGA
- the urtC gene encoding urea ABC transporter permease subunit UrtC has translation MTSATSHASPSASGSTRGIAPAGERERLEGFALGLPPRPALLSRRAWQCLIALIVAVGLGVPFTALVLPQTSAFHLSAYAMTLAGKLMCYAIAALALDLVWGYCGILSLGHGLFFALGGYAIGMYLMRAIGHDGKYGSDLPDFMVFLDWHRLPWYWEGTQHLAYALLLVVLVPAAIAWVFGFFTFRSRVKGVYLSIITQAMTFAAMLLFYRNETGFGGNNGFTDFKRIAGFPITHPGTRTTLFLMTFGVLVLAFIGARAIVTSKLGRVVTAVRDGETRLMFLGYNPLAYKLFVWTVSAVLCGIAGALYVPQVGIINPGEMSPGNSIEMAIWVAVGGRGTLIGPIIGAFAVNGAKSFFTAYFAEYWLFFLGLIFVLVPLLLPNGIMGLLELVARKRNRK, from the coding sequence ATGACATCGGCGACATCTCATGCTTCGCCCTCCGCTTCGGGAAGCACACGCGGTATCGCGCCCGCGGGCGAACGCGAACGCCTCGAAGGTTTCGCGCTCGGCCTGCCGCCGCGCCCCGCGCTGCTGTCGCGGCGCGCGTGGCAATGTTTGATCGCACTGATCGTCGCAGTGGGACTCGGCGTGCCGTTCACGGCGCTGGTTTTGCCGCAGACGAGCGCGTTCCATCTGTCGGCGTATGCAATGACGCTCGCGGGCAAGCTGATGTGCTACGCAATCGCCGCGCTCGCGCTCGATCTCGTGTGGGGCTACTGCGGCATCCTGAGCCTCGGGCATGGTCTGTTCTTCGCGCTCGGCGGCTACGCGATCGGCATGTACCTGATGCGCGCGATCGGCCACGACGGCAAATACGGCAGCGACCTGCCCGACTTCATGGTGTTTCTCGACTGGCATCGGTTGCCGTGGTACTGGGAAGGCACGCAGCATCTCGCGTATGCGCTGTTGCTCGTCGTGCTGGTGCCGGCCGCGATCGCGTGGGTATTCGGCTTCTTCACATTTCGCTCGCGGGTGAAGGGCGTGTATCTGTCGATCATCACGCAAGCGATGACCTTTGCCGCGATGCTGCTGTTCTATCGCAACGAGACGGGGTTCGGCGGCAACAACGGCTTCACCGATTTCAAGCGCATCGCCGGCTTCCCGATCACGCACCCGGGCACGCGCACCACGCTCTTTCTGATGACGTTCGGGGTGCTGGTGCTCGCCTTCATCGGCGCACGGGCGATCGTGACGTCGAAGCTCGGGCGCGTCGTGACAGCCGTGCGCGATGGCGAGACGCGTCTGATGTTCCTCGGCTACAACCCGCTCGCCTACAAGCTGTTCGTATGGACGGTGTCCGCGGTGTTGTGCGGCATTGCGGGCGCGCTGTATGTGCCGCAGGTCGGCATCATCAATCCGGGCGAGATGTCGCCGGGCAACTCGATCGAAATGGCGATCTGGGTGGCTGTCGGCGGACGCGGCACGCTGATCGGACCGATCATCGGCGCGTTTGCGGTAAATGGCGCGAAGAGTTTTTTCACCGCGTACTTCGCGGAGTACTGGCTGTTCTTCCTGGGGCTGATCTTCGTGCTGGTGCCGTTGCTGTTGCCGAACGGGATCATGGGATTGCTCGAACTCGTCGCACGCAAGAGGAACCGCAAATGA